One region of Sulfuriroseicoccus oceanibius genomic DNA includes:
- the tmk gene encoding dTMP kinase: MSQPGFFLSLEGSEGCGKSTQLQRIKAYLESRSIEPVMVREPGGTALGEKIRHLLQHDEAGDGMAAEAELLLFAASRAQMMREVVGPALDAGRVVIADRFIDSTTVYQGVARGLSVEMIQRVNAIATGGRVPDVTLLLDLDVATGRERSSSRGDAPDRMERESDAFFESVRNGYLDLAQAEPERIVVIDAAQDIDTVHQAIVAVLEEHL; the protein is encoded by the coding sequence ATGAGTCAGCCTGGGTTCTTTTTGTCATTGGAGGGGTCTGAAGGGTGTGGCAAGTCCACGCAGCTTCAGCGCATCAAAGCGTATCTTGAGTCGCGCTCGATCGAGCCGGTGATGGTGCGCGAGCCGGGAGGGACCGCGCTCGGTGAGAAGATCCGCCACTTGCTCCAGCACGACGAGGCGGGGGATGGGATGGCGGCCGAGGCGGAGTTGCTGCTTTTTGCCGCGAGTCGGGCCCAGATGATGCGCGAAGTGGTCGGGCCGGCGCTCGATGCGGGGCGGGTGGTGATTGCCGATCGGTTTATTGATTCGACCACGGTGTACCAGGGCGTGGCGCGTGGGTTGTCGGTGGAGATGATCCAGCGGGTGAATGCGATTGCCACCGGTGGGCGCGTGCCTGACGTGACTTTGTTGCTCGATCTGGACGTGGCGACCGGGCGTGAGCGCAGTAGCTCGCGCGGTGATGCCCCGGACCGCATGGAGCGCGAATCGGATGCGTTCTTTGAATCGGTGCGCAATGGGTACCTCGATTTGGCGCAAGCCGAACCGGAGCGCATCGTTGTGATTGACGCCGCGCAGGATATTGACACTGTGCATCAGGCGATCGTCGCCGTTCTTGAGGAACACCTCTAA
- the polA gene encoding DNA polymerase I: MADDYDHRLFLLDGMALIYRAHFAMMRSPIRTTSGVNVSALFGFANTLLDLIQKQRPTHLALVLDTSAPTFRHDKFPEYKAQREAMPEELSAAIPHVKKWAKAMGLPVITLDGYEADDIIGTLARVTEAHDAKCEVFMVTPDKDFAQLVTEHVKIYKPGRQGSDPEVIGVEEVREKWGVEDPMQVVDILGLWGDASDNIPGVPGIGEKTAKKLVAQFGGVEGLIENVGSLKGKQKENVSNFREQAVLSKWLAKIVTDAPVEQRFEDLVIGERDDETLRAMCVEFEFNALGRKLFGGEFKAGRGFAPKASDASDDLFGASAAAPSGELDLGDAGLQQFDPAKVNYRYVDTAAGVEEMLAALKDAKAVCFDTETTSLNPRVAELLAIAFSAAEGDAWMVDVRKVRTEAAVLPQALIDWFANPAVGKVGQNLKYDLQVLAAHQIPVAGPFFDTMLVHGMLEPSQRHSMDFMAESLLGYSPLKITELIGAKGKDQKSMAEAMDEKLEDVVNYACEDADITWRLAEKLRPQLASSGQQAVYDAIEAPLLPVLVRMESEGIAIDTAALDEISGSLGERAAELRAAVMEAAGSEFNLNSPRQLGDVLFNQMKLVEKPKKTKTGQFVTNEQVLQSLAPDHKIVRDVLDYREVTKLKNTYVDTLPGFIDPTTQRVHTSFHQVVAATGRLASSDPNLQNIPIRTELGRGVRRAFVPRSPERLLMASDYSQIELRIMAAISDDEVMRQAFVEGADIHTATAAKVFGVERDEVTREQRSGAKMVNFGIIYGISAFGLSQRLGIPRKQAGELIESYLATYTGVKSFMETVVEKAAKDGYVETLGGRRRYLPDLNSRNHTIRSAAERMAINTPIQGTAADMIKLAMIRADKAFREAGFESKLILQVHDELLVDLVPDEEADVRRVLEEAMVNALPLNGVPIVVESGVGANWLAAH, from the coding sequence ATGGCAGACGACTACGACCACAGGCTGTTTCTTTTGGATGGGATGGCGCTCATTTACCGGGCGCATTTTGCGATGATGCGCAGCCCGATCCGTACGACGAGTGGGGTGAATGTTTCCGCTCTCTTTGGGTTCGCCAACACATTGCTCGATTTGATCCAGAAGCAGCGCCCGACGCACTTGGCGTTGGTGTTGGATACGTCTGCACCAACCTTCCGGCACGACAAGTTCCCCGAGTACAAGGCGCAGCGTGAGGCGATGCCGGAGGAGTTGTCCGCGGCGATCCCGCACGTGAAGAAGTGGGCGAAGGCCATGGGCTTGCCGGTGATCACATTGGATGGCTACGAGGCCGACGACATCATTGGTACGCTGGCGCGGGTGACCGAGGCACACGATGCGAAGTGTGAGGTGTTCATGGTGACGCCGGACAAGGACTTTGCCCAGTTGGTGACCGAGCACGTGAAGATTTACAAGCCGGGGCGTCAGGGCAGTGATCCCGAGGTGATCGGGGTCGAGGAAGTGCGGGAGAAGTGGGGTGTCGAGGATCCGATGCAAGTGGTGGACATCCTCGGTCTGTGGGGCGATGCGTCCGACAACATTCCAGGCGTGCCGGGGATTGGTGAGAAGACGGCGAAAAAGCTCGTTGCTCAGTTTGGAGGGGTCGAAGGGCTGATCGAAAATGTCGGGTCGCTCAAGGGCAAGCAGAAGGAGAATGTCTCCAATTTCCGCGAGCAGGCGGTACTTTCCAAGTGGTTGGCGAAGATTGTCACCGACGCGCCGGTCGAGCAGCGGTTTGAGGACTTGGTGATCGGTGAGCGCGACGACGAGACGCTGCGCGCGATGTGCGTGGAGTTTGAGTTCAATGCGCTCGGGCGGAAGCTCTTTGGCGGTGAGTTCAAAGCGGGGCGTGGGTTTGCTCCGAAGGCGAGCGATGCCTCCGATGATTTGTTTGGCGCCAGTGCGGCCGCACCATCGGGTGAGTTGGATCTCGGCGATGCGGGGCTGCAGCAGTTTGACCCAGCCAAGGTGAACTACCGTTACGTCGACACGGCGGCGGGTGTGGAGGAAATGCTCGCCGCGTTGAAGGATGCGAAGGCCGTCTGTTTCGACACGGAAACCACATCGCTCAACCCACGGGTGGCCGAGTTGTTGGCCATTGCGTTTTCCGCGGCGGAAGGCGATGCGTGGATGGTGGACGTGCGTAAAGTACGCACCGAGGCGGCGGTTTTGCCGCAGGCGTTGATCGATTGGTTTGCCAATCCGGCGGTGGGAAAGGTAGGCCAGAATTTGAAGTACGACCTGCAGGTGCTGGCGGCGCATCAGATCCCGGTGGCTGGGCCGTTTTTCGACACAATGCTGGTGCATGGGATGCTCGAGCCATCGCAGCGACACAGCATGGATTTTATGGCGGAGTCGCTGCTCGGCTACTCGCCGCTCAAGATCACCGAACTCATCGGAGCCAAGGGCAAAGACCAGAAGTCGATGGCTGAGGCGATGGATGAGAAACTTGAGGATGTGGTGAACTACGCCTGCGAAGACGCGGACATCACGTGGCGTCTGGCGGAGAAGCTGCGTCCACAGTTGGCATCGAGTGGCCAGCAGGCGGTGTACGACGCGATCGAGGCGCCGTTGTTGCCAGTGCTGGTGCGGATGGAGAGTGAAGGCATCGCGATCGATACCGCGGCGCTGGATGAGATTTCCGGAAGCCTGGGCGAGCGTGCTGCCGAGTTGCGTGCGGCGGTGATGGAGGCTGCGGGTTCTGAGTTCAACCTGAACTCACCGCGTCAGTTGGGCGATGTGCTCTTCAACCAGATGAAGCTGGTGGAGAAGCCGAAGAAGACCAAGACCGGCCAGTTCGTGACCAACGAGCAAGTGCTGCAGTCGCTGGCGCCGGACCACAAGATCGTGCGCGATGTGCTCGATTACCGCGAGGTGACCAAGCTGAAGAACACGTATGTCGATACCCTGCCCGGGTTCATTGACCCGACCACCCAGCGCGTCCACACGTCGTTCCACCAGGTGGTGGCTGCGACCGGGCGTCTGGCATCGAGCGATCCGAACCTGCAGAACATTCCGATCCGCACCGAGCTCGGGCGCGGGGTGCGCCGTGCGTTTGTCCCGCGTTCGCCGGAGCGTTTGCTGATGGCTTCTGACTACTCGCAGATCGAACTGCGCATCATGGCCGCAATCAGCGACGACGAGGTGATGCGCCAGGCTTTTGTGGAAGGAGCGGACATTCATACCGCCACGGCTGCGAAGGTCTTCGGCGTGGAACGCGACGAAGTGACCCGCGAGCAGCGCAGCGGCGCGAAGATGGTGAACTTTGGCATCATTTATGGCATCTCCGCGTTCGGTCTCTCACAGCGCTTGGGGATTCCGCGCAAGCAGGCGGGCGAGTTGATCGAATCGTATCTCGCCACTTATACCGGCGTGAAGTCGTTCATGGAAACGGTGGTCGAGAAAGCAGCGAAGGACGGCTACGTCGAGACGCTCGGTGGACGTCGTCGTTACCTACCGGATCTCAATTCACGCAACCACACGATCCGCAGCGCCGCCGAGCGGATGGCGATCAACACGCCGATCCAGGGGACTGCTGCCGATATGATCAAGCTTGCGATGATTCGCGCCGACAAGGCATTCCGCGAGGCGGGCTTTGAGTCGAAGTTGATCCTTCAGGTACACGATGAATTGTTGGTCGATCTCGTGCCGGACGAAGAAGCCGACGTTCGTCGCGTGCTGGAGGAGGCGATGGTCAATGCATTGCCGCTCAATGGCGTGCCAATCGTGGTGGAGTCCGGTGTGGGCGCCAACTGGTTGGCGGCGCACTAA
- a CDS encoding rhodanese-like domain-containing protein, whose protein sequence is MDTTRLFAALGSALVLLVVSACEHASMPSDDDLFAAAVDAPAPVWIDLRTEAQYRSGHLPEAVNIPVDQLETTGDLQIALAQAIPDPTARINLYCRTGRKSGMVFELMRDFGCRDVVDHGGYKNVMR, encoded by the coding sequence ATGGACACAACACGATTATTCGCAGCGTTGGGCTCGGCTCTGGTGTTGTTGGTGGTGTCTGCCTGTGAACACGCCAGCATGCCTTCGGACGATGATTTGTTTGCGGCGGCGGTGGACGCACCTGCCCCGGTGTGGATCGATTTGCGCACCGAGGCTCAGTACCGATCGGGCCATTTGCCCGAGGCGGTTAATATTCCGGTAGATCAGTTGGAGACCACGGGGGATTTGCAGATTGCTTTGGCTCAGGCGATTCCCGATCCGACCGCACGGATCAACTTGTACTGCCGCACGGGACGTAAGTCGGGCATGGTCTTCGAGTTGATGCGGGACTTCGGGTGCCGGGACGTGGTTGACCACGGCGGATACAAGAATGTGATGCGGTAG
- a CDS encoding TerC family protein — MTSDLSFLLADAAAAAGPDSLGNLIGVLLLLLGLELVLGVDNILVISIMVARLPEAQQQRARIIGLALALVARIVLLFGVTWLLQLNTPLGEEYPALAGVPIIASLSVKNLILLAGGLFLLYKAVHEIHHVVELHEETAGPAKVYASFGAVITQIVMLDIVFSLDSVITAVGLTSHLMVIIVAVVAAFAVVLAFAKPIGDFILAHPALKILALSFLVTIGVTIIMEAFNQHVPKGYIYLPMGFALVVELLQMRYSSNRKSFDTRPPAES; from the coding sequence ATGACAAGCGATCTTTCGTTCCTCCTAGCCGACGCCGCAGCCGCTGCCGGTCCCGATTCCCTCGGCAACCTCATCGGAGTGTTGCTCCTTCTTCTCGGCCTCGAACTCGTCCTCGGAGTCGATAACATCCTCGTAATCTCCATCATGGTGGCGCGGTTGCCGGAAGCCCAACAACAACGAGCCCGCATCATCGGCTTGGCGCTCGCCCTCGTTGCCCGCATCGTCCTTTTGTTCGGCGTCACCTGGTTGCTCCAGCTCAACACACCACTCGGCGAAGAATATCCAGCCCTCGCCGGTGTCCCGATCATCGCCTCACTTTCAGTGAAGAACCTCATCCTGCTGGCTGGCGGGCTTTTCCTTCTCTACAAAGCCGTTCACGAGATCCACCACGTCGTCGAACTCCACGAGGAAACCGCAGGGCCAGCGAAAGTCTACGCATCCTTCGGCGCGGTGATCACCCAGATCGTCATGCTCGACATCGTCTTCAGCCTCGATTCCGTGATCACCGCCGTCGGCCTCACCAGCCATCTGATGGTCATCATCGTTGCCGTGGTCGCGGCCTTCGCCGTCGTGCTCGCCTTTGCCAAACCGATCGGCGATTTCATCCTCGCCCACCCGGCCTTGAAGATTCTGGCTCTGAGTTTCCTCGTCACCATCGGTGTCACCATCATCATGGAGGCCTTCAACCAACACGTGCCAAAAGGCTACATCTACCTGCCAATGGGGTTTGCTTTGGTCGTCGAATTGTTGCAAATGCGCTACTCCTCCAACCGCAAATCATTCGACACCCGACCACCGGCTGAAAGCTGA
- the rarD gene encoding EamA family transporter RarD gives MPDTPSARPSNLHSGHLAALGAFIAWGGLTAYWKALGDIPALSVVSHRLLWSLIFLWILMSLRGRWGDYLAALKNKRTLGIHSVASVLIGTNWLLFIWATLNGHIVESALGYYLSPLVLIAIGAVLFKERLQPLQWAAVVCAVIGLAIQVPLLSRFPWIAVALSVTFASYALVRKRSPLGSLTGLAVETSFFFIPCAVWLTLAPTGGWTSITPAQPLQAGLLLGSGVVTALPLLWFAHAARTVRFATIGILQFIAPTMQFLLGVFLYHEPMPAERLTSFVWIWIAVLLYAISQRKQAKFATSEPTD, from the coding sequence ATGCCAGACACGCCTTCCGCCCGACCATCCAACCTGCACAGCGGGCACCTCGCCGCCCTCGGTGCATTCATCGCGTGGGGCGGACTGACCGCGTACTGGAAGGCACTCGGAGACATCCCAGCACTCTCCGTCGTCTCCCACCGGCTGCTATGGTCCTTAATCTTTCTGTGGATCCTGATGTCACTACGCGGCCGTTGGGGCGACTACCTGGCCGCACTGAAGAACAAACGAACGCTCGGCATCCACTCGGTGGCCAGCGTTCTCATCGGAACCAACTGGCTGCTCTTCATTTGGGCCACTCTCAATGGGCACATCGTTGAATCCGCACTCGGCTACTACCTCTCGCCGCTCGTCCTCATCGCGATTGGCGCGGTGCTTTTCAAAGAAAGGCTCCAGCCCCTGCAATGGGCTGCGGTCGTGTGCGCGGTAATCGGATTGGCAATCCAAGTTCCACTGCTCAGTCGGTTTCCTTGGATTGCCGTGGCTTTGTCCGTCACCTTCGCCAGCTACGCGCTGGTGCGGAAACGTTCGCCGCTGGGATCGCTCACCGGACTGGCGGTCGAAACGTCCTTCTTTTTCATCCCGTGCGCGGTTTGGCTCACCCTTGCTCCCACAGGCGGCTGGACCTCGATTACGCCCGCCCAGCCGCTGCAAGCCGGCCTACTGCTGGGATCCGGCGTGGTCACCGCCCTGCCCTTGCTCTGGTTTGCCCACGCCGCGCGGACGGTGCGCTTTGCCACCATCGGCATCCTGCAATTCATCGCGCCGACCATGCAGTTCCTGCTCGGTGTCTTCCTCTACCATGAGCCCATGCCCGCAGAGCGCCTGACCTCGTTTGTCTGGATCTGGATCGCCGTGCTGCTCTATGCCATCAGCCAGCGAAAACAGGCCAAATTCGCCACCAGCGAACCCACAGACTAG
- a CDS encoding BCCT family transporter, translating to MKKHFALIDKMTFFGALALLFAVIFPLVLFPDEGATWIAAAKNFMTTKLGFAYLTLGLIAVFFMVYIIFSKIGQIKLGEPEEKPEFGTASWAAMLFCGGIGASILYWGMIEWAYYYSNPPFQAEPGSEEAIRWAATYGIFHWGPVAWCIYLIPALPIAYFFYVRKQPALKVSTALMPILGERHSVGKLGKTFDILFIFGLLGGAATTLGLAAPLINAGIGKLTGLETTNYSQIGVLLVCTALFAYSSYKGMDGGIKVLSNINFWGALGLLAFILIAGPTIFMLETGLDAVGRMLTNFFRMATWAEPFGGMGTFANTEFPQDWTIFYWAWWLVFAPSMGLFVARISRGRTIGQMVIGSIFFGSAGCALYFIILGNYGLSLQLSGELDVVGILKNEGATSAIFSILDQLPMAPIVIGVFTLLCLIFTATTFDSISYILAAVVQNNVTEEPMRWNRLFWAFTLSLMPSVLLFMGGLETLQTAAIVGGLPLLVISVLLMLSGIKAATLDLRLQEDYQSPVINISELPELDPWSEEGRALTRFEQLRDEAGDASLAERNARQALWDFKTELRQEAKERGAKGINFVEIESAKQSQLKRLENELEDAREAKLQASEAAQAARATFDALMKEKHEFELAEAEKKARKKLKRRLRKID from the coding sequence ATGAAAAAGCACTTCGCATTGATCGACAAGATGACCTTTTTCGGCGCCTTGGCGTTGCTTTTCGCGGTCATTTTCCCACTGGTTCTTTTCCCGGACGAGGGCGCGACATGGATCGCGGCCGCGAAGAACTTCATGACGACCAAGCTCGGGTTCGCCTACCTCACGCTTGGCCTGATTGCGGTCTTCTTCATGGTCTACATCATTTTCTCGAAAATCGGGCAGATCAAACTAGGTGAACCCGAAGAAAAGCCGGAATTCGGCACTGCTTCCTGGGCCGCCATGCTCTTCTGCGGTGGCATCGGCGCCAGCATTCTGTACTGGGGAATGATTGAATGGGCGTATTACTACAGCAATCCGCCCTTCCAAGCCGAGCCTGGCAGCGAAGAGGCGATCCGCTGGGCCGCGACCTACGGCATCTTTCACTGGGGCCCTGTGGCATGGTGTATCTATCTGATCCCCGCGCTTCCCATCGCCTACTTTTTCTATGTTCGGAAGCAGCCGGCACTCAAAGTTTCGACCGCTCTGATGCCGATTCTGGGAGAGCGCCATAGCGTCGGCAAACTCGGAAAAACCTTCGATATCCTCTTCATCTTCGGCCTGCTCGGGGGCGCTGCCACCACGCTGGGGCTCGCCGCGCCACTGATCAACGCGGGGATCGGCAAGCTCACCGGCTTGGAAACCACCAACTACTCGCAGATCGGCGTACTGCTCGTCTGCACCGCGCTCTTCGCCTACTCCAGCTACAAAGGCATGGACGGCGGTATCAAGGTACTCAGTAACATCAACTTCTGGGGTGCCCTCGGATTGCTCGCCTTCATCCTCATCGCCGGCCCCACCATTTTCATGCTCGAGACCGGGCTCGACGCCGTCGGGCGCATGCTCACCAACTTCTTCCGCATGGCCACATGGGCCGAACCATTCGGTGGCATGGGAACTTTCGCCAACACAGAGTTCCCGCAGGACTGGACCATCTTCTACTGGGCATGGTGGCTGGTGTTCGCTCCGAGCATGGGCCTCTTCGTGGCACGGATCTCGCGCGGCAGGACCATCGGCCAAATGGTCATCGGCTCTATCTTCTTCGGCTCGGCCGGCTGTGCACTCTACTTCATTATTCTAGGCAACTACGGACTCTCCTTGCAGCTGAGCGGCGAACTCGATGTGGTCGGCATTCTTAAGAACGAAGGTGCCACTAGCGCCATCTTCAGCATCCTGGACCAGCTACCCATGGCCCCCATTGTCATCGGTGTTTTCACGCTGCTGTGCCTCATCTTCACCGCCACCACCTTCGACAGCATCTCCTACATCCTGGCCGCCGTGGTGCAGAACAACGTCACCGAAGAGCCCATGCGCTGGAACCGCTTGTTCTGGGCCTTCACCTTGTCGCTAATGCCCTCGGTCCTGCTCTTCATGGGCGGACTGGAGACACTACAAACGGCGGCCATCGTCGGCGGGCTTCCGCTGCTCGTCATCTCCGTGCTCCTCATGTTATCGGGCATTAAAGCTGCCACTCTCGACCTCCGTCTCCAAGAGGATTATCAATCCCCGGTGATCAACATCTCGGAACTTCCGGAACTCGATCCGTGGAGCGAAGAAGGCCGCGCTCTGACACGCTTCGAACAACTGCGTGACGAAGCCGGGGATGCGTCGCTGGCAGAGCGCAACGCTCGCCAAGCCCTGTGGGACTTCAAAACCGAGCTACGCCAGGAAGCGAAAGAACGAGGTGCCAAGGGGATCAACTTCGTCGAAATCGAATCCGCCAAACAAAGTCAACTCAAGCGCTTGGAAAACGAACTTGAGGACGCCCGTGAAGCCAAACTACAGGCCTCCGAAGCAGCCCAGGCTGCCCGCGCCACATTCGATGCGCTGATGAAGGAAAAGCACGAGTTCGAGCTCGCGGAGGCCGAGAAAAAAGCGCGCAAGAAGCTCAAGCGCCGACTGCGCAAGATCGACTAG
- a CDS encoding Stf0 family sulfotransferase, whose protein sequence is MTTGNDSLSPKITYLVCATHRSGSNLFCQSLWLSELAGYPQECFSPTRSPVIAEEHGLTPPEESFSLYLRSLLAKRQTNGVFGAKIMWKHVAWFREQLLADPQYTGTRSENVAEVLKGAFPELKYFWVRRRDKVRQAISLYKAKQTKIYNSMQEDNGQGKQDVELVYDFAAIDKEVKRFEKEEQEWQKFFQDNQIAPYVVEYENFVEDYEQTAIGALRFLGVDIPVDYEQPKSHYRQLADAVNDEWYARYREDVRKG, encoded by the coding sequence ATGACTACCGGCAACGACTCTCTTTCTCCAAAAATCACGTACTTGGTTTGTGCCACCCACCGCAGTGGGAGTAATTTGTTCTGTCAGTCGCTGTGGCTGAGTGAGCTGGCTGGCTATCCGCAGGAGTGTTTTTCGCCAACCCGCAGCCCGGTCATTGCCGAGGAGCACGGATTGACGCCGCCTGAGGAGTCGTTTTCGTTGTACCTGCGCTCGCTGTTGGCCAAGCGCCAGACCAATGGTGTGTTCGGAGCCAAGATCATGTGGAAGCACGTGGCGTGGTTCCGCGAGCAATTGCTTGCCGATCCTCAGTACACCGGCACGCGTTCCGAGAACGTGGCGGAGGTGCTGAAGGGGGCGTTCCCTGAGCTGAAGTACTTCTGGGTTCGTCGTCGCGACAAGGTGCGTCAGGCCATTTCCCTCTACAAGGCCAAGCAGACCAAGATCTACAACTCGATGCAGGAAGACAATGGTCAGGGCAAGCAGGACGTCGAATTGGTCTACGATTTCGCTGCGATCGATAAAGAGGTGAAGCGCTTCGAGAAAGAAGAACAGGAATGGCAGAAGTTCTTCCAGGACAATCAGATCGCTCCGTATGTGGTCGAGTACGAAAACTTCGTCGAGGACTACGAGCAGACCGCTATTGGTGCGCTGCGCTTCCTCGGGGTGGATATCCCTGTGGATTACGAACAGCCAAAGTCCCATTACCGTCAGTTGGCAGATGCCGTGAATGACGAGTGGTACGCGCGTTACCGCGAGGACGTGCGGAAGGGCTAA